In the Helicoverpa zea isolate HzStark_Cry1AcR chromosome 27, ilHelZeax1.1, whole genome shotgun sequence genome, one interval contains:
- the LOC124643326 gene encoding chorion class A protein Ld12-like — translation MSTFAVLLLCIQACLVQNVFGIGCGCGGAAPAALSGAAPCGYGLGSGLGYGAGLVGSFGLASGLGYDGLAYPGAAGYGSGVAAYGGAGEGNVAVAGELPVTGNTALYGQVPIMGAVSFGGSVPAAGAVSISGQCACGCGAPIAAPVYC, via the exons ATGTCTACCTTCGCCGTTCTGTTGCTCTGCATCCAAGCTTGCTTGGTCCAG AATGTGTTCGGTATCGGGTGTGGCTGCGGGGGTGCAGCTCCCGCCGCTCTCTCCGGCGCCGCTCCCTGCGGCTACGGCCTAGGCTCCGGCCTTGGCTACGGTGCTGGTCTGGTTGGCTCCTTCGGATTGGCTTCTGGTTTGGGTTATGACGGACTCGCCTACCCAGGCGCTGCCGGTTACGGCTCTGGAGTCGCCGCGTACGGCGGCGCCGGTGAAGGCAACGTGGCGGTCGCTGGTGAGCTGCCAGTCACCGGTAACACCGCTCTGTATGGACAGGTGCCCATCATGGGCGCTGTCAGTTTTGGTGGATCTGTCCCGGCTGCTGGTGCCGTGTCTATCTCCGGACAGTGCGCGTGCGGCTGCGGTGCTCCAATTGCTGCTCCTGTATACTGctga
- the LOC124643323 gene encoding chorion class B protein Ld34-like, whose translation MAAKMILVLCAQALLVQSAFSQCWGRAPIAGPACGSASTGLAAPGLIASGWGASGCAGNSWAGNGLIGLDIIPTSGGALPVSSVSSIAPSGLSINSENVFDGALSVAGELPFVSAVALEGVLASGGAGAVSYSCGNGVTAIESIAPAGAYGGAGTYGAASASGLAAGYGLGAGAIPAAGRQLGYGARTCGCGQ comes from the exons ATGGCAGCCAAGATGATCCTCGTCCTCTGCGCTCAGGCGCTCCTCGTGCAG AGTGCATTCAGCCAGTGCTGGGGACGTGCACCTATCGCTGGTCCTGCGTGCGGCTCAGCCTCGACAGGCTTGGCGGCTCCTGGTCTCATCGCCTCAGGGTGGGGAGCGTCCGGCTGTGCTGGTAACAGCTGGGCTGGCAACGGTCTGATTGGTCTGGACATCATCCCCACCAGTGGCGGAGCTCTGCCTGTCTCCAGCGTGTCCTCCATCGCTCCCAGCGGCCTCTCCATAAACTCAGAGAATGTGTTTGATGGTGCTCTGTCCGTGGCTGGTGAGCTGCCGTTCGTGAGTGCTGTGGCTTTGGAGGGCGTGCTGGCAAGCGGCGGTGCTGGCGCCGTCAGCTACAGCTGCGGTAACGGTGTTACTGCTATTGAGAGCATCGCTCCTGCTGGTGCCTATGGTGGTGCAGGTACCTATGGCGCTGCGTCTGCCTCAGGACTTGCTGCTGGCTATGGACTCGGCGCTGGTGCTATCCCTGCTGCCGGCCGACAACTTGGCTACGGAGCTCGCACCTGCGGATGTGGACAGTAA